A window of Sedimentibacter sp. MB31-C6 genomic DNA:
TATGTTTTTGAAAACAGAAGTAGGATACTTACTCATAGCAACAGGAGATAATGAAACTTTGGTTAAATCTCTGGGAGAAGATAGCAATAAGTATAAATTAATAGGCTTAATGCTATCAAATGGATTGGTATCATTAAGTGGAGCTTTAATGGCACAATATCAAGGATTTGCAGAAATAACCATGGGGACAGGAATTATTGTAGTAGCAATAGCATCAGTAATAGTTGGAGATACAATGTTTAAAAAACTTAAACTAAAAAATACAACTAGAGCAATAATTGGTGCAGTTATTTATAAGTTTATTGGTGCAGTTGCAATAGATTTAGGACTAGAACCAACAGATTTAAAAGCGATAAATGCAATAATAGTTATAGGATTTTTAAGTTACAATACATTTAGTTTGGACATTAAAAACATTACAAAAAGGAAAGTAAAAATTACTGAAGGGGTGTAAAAATGTTAGAAATCATGAGTTTATCTAAAAGTTTTAATATTGGCACAGATAATGAAACAAAAATATTTGAAAACTTTAATATAAATATAAATAAAGGTGAATGTACAGGCATATTAGGAGCTAATGGATGTGGTAAAAGCACCCTTTTTAATTTAATAAGTGGTGTTTTGAAACAAGAAAGAGGAGATATTATATTAAAAGGTAAAAATATAAATAATTTAAAAGAGAACGAACGCGCCAAGTATATAGGTAGAGTACATCAAAATCCTTCAATGGGCGTATCTCCTTCCTTAACTATATTGGAGAATATATCTTTGGCAGATAAAAAAAGTCAGAAATTTAGTTTGAGAAGACTTATTAATAAAAATAAATTAGAAGAATTTAAAGAACTATTAAAAACCTTAGATTTAGGTTTGGAAAATAAACTAGATACAGAAGTTAAATTTTTATCAGGAGGGCAAAGGCAATCTTTAAGCCTTTTAATGGCAACTATAAAGAGACCAGATTTATTATTATTAGATGAACATACTGCCGCATTAGATCCAAAGACATCAAGACTTATAATGGATAAAACCAAAGAATTAATAAAAACTCATAGTATTACTACTATGATGATATCACATAATGTTAAAGATGCAATTATGTATTCAGATAGAATAATAATGATGGATCAAGGTAATGTTATATTAGATGTTAAGAATGGAGAAATTACTGAAAAAGAACTACTAGGAATATATAATTCCAGAAATTACGGTAGTCCTTTAAAAGAGGCTGTATAAGTTTTTATTCTTACCACATGAATAATTCTTGTAAATTATAATTAATAATATATAATGATAATAAGATGAGTTCAATAGTAAATAATTAGTAAGCTATCGCTTACATGGCACTATCTAAAGATTTATTTTTAAAAGAAGTAGAATATTAAAAATATAATATTGTGTATGGAGATTAACTATGAGCAATACTATAAATATAATTAAAGACAACATTCTATTTGATGGAATAAAAGAAGAAGAAATTGAGAAAATTTTATTATGCGGTAATGGTATTGTTAAAAAATTTGACAATAATCAAATTATATTTGAAAGACAAGACATAATAAATAATATTGGTATAGTTTTGGAAGGCGAATTTAACTTAGTTACTCAAAAATATAACGGAACAAGGGTTATTATTACTACATTAGAATTGAATGATTTGTTTGGAGAAGCACTAATCTTTTCTTCAACCAAAGAAGCACCTTACGATCTTGTTAGCTCAGGTGAAAGTAAAGCACTTTTTTTACCTTATTCGATATTTACAGGCATGTGTTCTGAGGTATGTAATTTTCATAGAAAATTAATTAGTAATATGTTGTCTATTTTATCTGATAAAATTATTATGTTAAATAATAAAATGACTATACTTAATGCTGAAACATTAAAAGAAAGAATTGCAATTTATTTAATATCAATTTATAAAAAAACAAAAAAGCTAACATTTGATATACCTATGAAAAGACAAGAACTTGCAGAATTTTTGAACGTTACTAGACCTTCTTTGTCTCGTGAAATATCAAAAATGCAAAAAGATAAAATTATTGAAATAAATCGTTCAAAGGTTATAATTATAAGTTTAGAAAAATTATATGAATTAGCAGAATAAAAAAATCCCTTGGGGGTTTTTCTTTTTTATTATATAGGAAAGTTCTCCTTTCCTATATAATAAAAAACGAGGATTGCAAAGGACGGAACGTCCTTGCCGTTAAGGGGGGTGCTCAGTAAAAATGCTTTAATAAAGCATTTTTACGCCGAAGGGGGACATAGGTCCCCCTAGCGGCGTTGCGAAGCAACTCTTTTTATACATTATATTGAAGATGAAAATAAATTGTGATACAATATATTAATATATTATATACTTAAGAAGTGAGTAGATAATTTGAAAATCAAATACAAAAGGTAACTGGCAAAGTGGGGATGTTAATATGAAATTTAAATTTATACATACATCAGATATACATTTAGGAATGAAGTTTAATATAAAAGAATTCAGTATAAAGGAACGCAAAAAACGAAGAGAAGAACTATGGGATACTTTTGAAGAAATCATTAGAATTGCAAAGGATGAAGACGTGCAATATTTGTTTATTGTTGGTGATTTGACTGAAAGTGAATATATCAGCTTTAAATTATTAAATAAAATTGCGAAAATATTTGAATCCATAAAAAATACTAATATAATTATATCATGTGGCCGTAGTGATGCCTACAATATTAATAGTATGTATGAATATGTGGAATGGCCTGAAAATGTTTATATAATAAAAAGTACAAATTCAGTTCAAAAATTAATGTTTCCTGAGGATAACGTATGTCTTTATTCTTTAAGTTGGGACAAAGCTTCAAAAAATCATAATTCTCAGCTAATTTATGACATTTCTGTTGAGCAAAATAAATTAAATATTCTATTACTAAGTTGTGATACTTATATGGAAGATGAAATGCTTTCTATTAATGCAGATTTGATTAAAAATAAATTTGATTATTGTGCTTTAGGTGGAAAACATAACTATGAAAAAGTACAAAATAATGTTATATACTGTGGAACTCCTGAACCATTGTCTTTTGAGGAAGTTAAAGAACATGGTATTGTTAAGGGAATTCTCGAAAAAAATAATATATTTTTTGACTTTCATCCTATAGCAAAAAGAAGGTTTATTATTAGAGAAATTGAGTTAGATTCTACTTTTGGATATAATAAAACCCTCGATTTAATAAAGTTCTCTGGAGACACATTTTCTAATATAAAGGATTACATAAAGATAATTTTAACAGGATTTGTAAATACGGAAATATCCATGGATGAAATAGAAAATGAAGCGAAACAATTCTTTTACTATATTGAATTTGATGAAAAATTTACATACAAAAGTACAGAAGAAAAAAAATATGTAGATAATGAATTTAATATAGTTGAGAGTTATAAACTTCAATTTGAAAATTTACAGAATAAATTAGAGCAAAAAGCACTTAAGTTAGGATTTGAAGTTCTAAGAAAAGAAAAGGTGGTTAAATAGCATGTATATAAATAAATTACATCTTAGAGCCTTTGGGAAATTCATTTACAAAAGAATGTACTTAGGAAAAAACTTCAATATTATATACGGAGAAAATGAAGCTGGAAAAAGTACAATACATAATTTTATAGAGGCTGTATTGTATGGTTTTGATGAAGATGAGAAGGGTAAAGCCTTGTTTAATAAATATAAGCCATGGAATAGCAATCTCTATAAGGGCTCTATGAGTATATGGGATATTTATGGCAAAAAATACAATATAGCTAAGGACTTTATATTAGGTAATGCTCAAGTATTCAATAAAGAGATTGATGAAAATAAAAATCCTATCATAAAAGAAATAAATATTGAAGCTCCAGGGGAATATTTTTTTAATATTAACAAGTCTTCTTTTAAAAATACTGTTAGCATTAAACAGTTAGGAAATAAAACAGATAAAGAATTATCTAGAGAACTTAAAGAAAAAATTGTTAATTTAAGTAATACAAGAGATGAATCAGTATCAATGGATAGAATTTTAGCTTCATTAAGAAATATAAAAGAAGAAGTCGGAAGTGAAGATAACCCAAAATCATTATTAGGTCAATATACTCTACGTTTAAAGGAATTAGAAAAAGCTAAAGAACTCACCTTAAATTCAAAAGGGCAAGTAATGTTTTTGGCAATGGAAAAGAAAAGATTAAATAACAAAGTACAAGAACTAAATATAAGAATAGAAAATCTCAATAAAGAAATACAAGATTATGAATTATCAGTTAAAAAGGATAAATTTCTTAAGACTGAACCAATAAAAAAGGAACTTGATGAAATAAACGAAAAGCTGCTAGAATATAAGCATTACGAAATTCCGAAATTTTCTAAAGAAGATTATGAAGAAGCTTTAAAACTAGATAAAATATTAAATTCAATGGAAAAGGATAGACAAGCTTTAAGAAATAAAAAGGATGAAGAAGAAAAGGAACTTGAAAACTTAGAAAATAATTTATCAAATAAAATTAAAGAAAATTTTAATTTAGAGAAATTTAATGTTGATTTTAAATCTTATGAAATTAATAACAAAAATATTAAAGATATGAAATCTAAAATTAAATTAGGATACGACAGTATAAAAGATATTAATTTAAAAGAAATTAATGAATTTATAAATAGATATAATGATGCAGAAGAAATTAATGCAAAAATACAGATTATTAAAACTTTAATTGATGATAATTCATATGAAAATATGAAGGGTTTCAGAAAATCAGAAAATTTGAAGGGCTTTCTTTTAGGACTTCTAGGTTTAGCATTTGTTGGTTGTGCAGGTTTTTCTGCATATATGGCTTATTATAACCAAATTATAGAGTATTATGGAGGAGCTGCAATAGCTATACCTGGTATTTTATGCTTCTTTTCATCTACAAAGAAAAGAAAACGCGCTTTGAATGCGACTAAAGAAATTGATGGTATGGAATGTGAGCATGCTGATAATTTATTAAATAAAGACAATTTATTGAAAGAAATGGATGAAATTATAAAAGAATCTGGCTGTACAGATTTTGATGACTTAAAAAGTAATTTTGATAAGAAATATAACAAAAAAAATATCGCAGAAGAAAAATTAAGGCTTTTAAAATTTGATGAAGATGGTGTTAAAAAAATAGAAATAGCTAATATAGAATTAAATAATAATATAAAGGAAACTTTAAAAATATTTAATTTAAATGAAGTTTCATCAGAAAATATAAAAAAGGTCAATGAAATATACAATAATAAAGATACAGTTAAAGAAGATATAATAAATATAAAAAAAGTAATTGCACAAACAAAAAGTGACTTAAATAAATTAGATAAAGAAATTTCTTTTGAAGAGAAAAGACTCCATATGATTTTAAGTTCAAATGGTATGGATACGTTAGAATGCTTTAATAAAGTTGTAGAACAATATAAAATTTATGAGAATTTAAATAAGAGGAAGAAATATTGCGAAAGTATTCTTCAAAATTTCCTTGGAAATGAAAATTTTAATGACCTTAAAGAAAAGACAAAAAATGTTGCTTTATATGAAGTAAAAGAATTGGATAAAAAGGAACATCAGCTAAAGATATTTAAATTAAATGATGAAAAGAACATTATATTAGATAAAATTAATAATATTGACAAAGAAATAGATGACATTGAAAACAATGTAAGAAGTTTAGCAGAGGTAGAAGAAGAAATTGAATTTTATGAAGATAAAAAAAGTTCATATATAGAAAAGATAAAAATTGCAGATATTGCAGCTGAAAAAATAAATAAAATTTCTGATTCTATTAAAGGTGATTTCATGCCTTTGTTAAGAAAGTCTATAAGTGATAATTTTAGTTATTTAACTGGAGGAAAATATCGAGAAGTTATAATAGATGAAGAAATGAATATTTCAGTTATAGCAGAAGATAATAAGGACAGATATATTGATATTGACAGCTTAAGTGGAGGAACACTAGATCAACTTTATTTATCTCTTAGAATTGGATTGAGTAATGTTTTAAGTGGGAATCAAAATATTCCTTTAATTCTTGATGATAGTTTTGTTCAATATGATTCAAAAAGACTAAAAAAGTCAATTGAAATGTTGTCGAGAGAAAGTCAAAGAAGACAAGTTATTCTTTTTACTTGTCAAGAAAGAGAAGTTGAGTATGCTAAAGAGTTGAATGTAAAGTTCAATTATATAAAACTTTAAAGGATTAGTTGTATGAACATATATGCTATAGCAGATTTACATTTTGATAGTAGAAATGAAAAACCCATGAACATATTTGGTGACAATTGGATAAACCATGAAGAGAGAATATTGTCAAATTGGCAGTCAACAGTATGCGATGATGATTTAATTTTAGTACCAGGTGATATTTCTTGGGCTGTTAAATTAGATGAAGCAAAAGAAGATTTATATAAAATAGATAACCTTAAGGGAACAAAAATTATTGGTAAAGGCAATCATGACTATTGGTGGGGAACGTCAAACAAGTTAGAAAATATAGGTTTAAAAACTATTAAATTTTTAAAAAATAATAGTTATGAATTTGATGAAGCTATAATATGTGGAACTAGGGGATGGGATACTATGGAAGAACATACAACTGATGTATCCAATGAAAAAATATATTTAAGAGAATTAAACCGACTTAGAATATCCCTTGAAGGTTCAAAAAATAGTGATAAAAATATAATTGTCATGCTTCACTATCCACCCTTTGAAAATGATGGAAGCGCTAATAGATTTTTTTCTCTTTTAAAAGAGTATAAAGTTAATACTTGTATCTATGGACACCTTCATGGTGAAGAAGGGCATAAAAATGTTAGAGAAGGAAAAATAGATGATATTTTGTTTTATTGCGTTTCGAGCGATTATTTAAATTTTGAACTTAAAAAAATTATTTAAATATAGCTACTATTTATTTTCTTAAGGAGGTAATGACAATTGTATAAAATAGCAGTTATTTATTCGGCATATCCAGAAATGAAAGAAATAGCAAAAGAGTTTAATAAAATCAAAGATTATCACATAAAAGTTGAGGAAGTGGTGCTTGATGAAGCTGTAGAAGTAGCAAAAAATTATGAAGCACAAAATTATGATATAATTATAAGTAGAGGAATAACAGGTGCATTAATAAGAAAAGCTATTAATATACCAGTTATCAATATAGAAGTAACCACCACAGATTTATTGATTACTTTATTAAAAGCTAAACAATATAGTAAAAATATTTTTGTACTATTATACGATGATATAATAATATCATATGATTTTTCATTTATTAGAGAATTATTAGATTTATCAGAAGATGAGTTAACGATATATGAATATAAAACGGAAGATGAACTAAAAAGAAGAATATCTCATATTAATAATGATCATATAGATTGTGTAATAGTTGGAATTGGGGCTTATACCATAGATATAGCAAGAAGTTATAATATGAAGTCATTAATGGTATATTCTAATAGAGAAACAATTTACAAAGCTTTTGAGCAAGCTGCTAGCATAATAGATATAACAAAGAAGCATATTCAAGTTAGCAATATGACAAACTCCTTTGCTAAGGAGTTGAAAAACGGGATTGTATTTACAGACATAGAAGAAAACATAATATTTATAACAGATATTCTATGTTCGTTTGTTGGTATAAATAAAGGTATGTATATAGGTAGAAGTTTAAGTTTTTTAACTGAAAGTACTGAATTTTTTAATGAACTATCTTTAGGTAAGAATAACTATACAGCAGAATATAATAGAAAGACATTTAATGTTGCTAAAATTCAGTTATCTATTGATAAAGATATAATAGGTTATGCTATTACGGTTAAGCAAGTTGATAAGGAAATAAGAAAAAATACACAGTCAAAAGAAATAGAATATAAAAATGAAGGATTAGGGTTAAAGGCTAAGTATAATTTTGAAGATATAATAGGACAATCAAATCCTATAATTAAATTAATTGAACGAGCAAAGAGTTACAGTAAGTCAGATGCAAACATACTAATTGTTGGCGAAAGTGGTACTGGAAAAGAGCTTTTAGCAAGTAGTATACACAATTATAGCAATAGATCTAACGGACCTTTTGTAGCAATAAATTGTGCTGCATTACCTCAAAGTCTACTTGAAAGTGAATTGTTTGGTTATGAAGAAGGTTCATTTACAGGTGCAAAAAAGGGTGGTAAAGTAGGAATTTTTGAATTGGCTGAAAATGGTACGGTATTTCTTGATGAAGTATCAGAAATATCATTATCAGCACAAGCGCAGTTACTTCGTGTGTTACAAGAAAAGACGATTATGCGTATTGGTGCGAATAAAATGATTCCTATAAATGCTAGAATAATAGCTGCTACTAATGCTGACTTACAAAAGCGTATAAAATCAGGCACTTTTAGAGAAGACTTGTTTCATAGGCTGAATGTATTAAATTTAAAAATACCACCATTAAGAGAAAGAAAAGATGATATAATATTATTAATTAATAGGTTTCTGGAATTATATTCATATAAAGAAAAATTAGATCTTCCGCATGTTTTTGTGCAGAAACTAAAAAATTATAGATGGCATGGGAATATAAGAGAATTACAAAATTTTGTTGAGAAATTTGTAATTCTGTCTAATGATTTTCCAGATAAATTTAAACTTTTAGAAGAATTATATCATGATTTAATTAGTTACGAAAGATATGAAGATAACAATATCAATTCAATAGATATTAAAATATCTAATTTAAAAGATATGGAAATGCAAATCATTAAAAAGTTATATAATGAAACTGATAATAAAATTAATTTAGCAAGAAAATTAGGAATTAGCAGGACGAGTTTGTGGAATAAACTGAAGGAAATGGAATTAGAATAGTTAAAATAATGAACGTATAAAGTAAAAATTTTGAACAAAATAAAATAATTATTATTTAAATTACTATTAACATATATTTTATTGTTATAAATTACAATAAAATATATGTTATATGTAAATATAGTTTTTTGGCATGCTATTTGCGTGTTCTTTTTTAACAATCGCTATACTTTTGAATGAATAACGATAATTGGCAAATGAGGAGTATAAATAAGCTATGATAAAAAATAAAATAATAGTTGTCAGAGGAGCAGGAGATATTGCTACAGGAAGCATTCAAAAATTAGTTAGAGCGGGGTTTCCTGTAATAGCAACTGAGATTGCATATCCTTCTGCAATTCGTCGATACGTTTCTCTTTGTGAAGCCGTCTATGAGGATACCTGGACAGTAGAAGATATTACTTCAATCTTTGTAAAATCTATAACGGAGGCAGTGGTGGCAATAAAGTCTTCTAAAGTACCAATAATAATTGATCCATCTTGTAATATTATAAAAGAATTACAGCCTTTTGCAGTTGTTGATGCAACATTGGCTAAGAAAAATCTTGGGATGACTAAAGATTTGGCTCCAATTACAATAGCACTAGGCCCAGGGTTTATAGCAGGTAAGGATGTAGATATAGTAGTTGAGACTATGAGAGGTCATAACTTAGGAAGACTTATTATGGAAGGTACTTCTATTTCAAACACCGGCATACCAGGTATTATTGCAGGCTATGGTGCTGAGAGAGTAATTCATGCACCTTATAAAGGGATAATTCATAATGAAAAAACTATTGGTGAAAATGTAAAAAAAGGTGAAATAATTGCTACTATAAATGGAAAGCCAG
This region includes:
- a CDS encoding ABC transporter permease — translated: MNTLLLTSIEQGLIFSILAIGMMITFKILNFADMSVEGTFPMGAFVFAKFITAGMSPITSTILAFLLGTLAGLITYTLNIKLKIKALLSGILTMTILYSVNLRLNGKSNIGLFNYSSIFDGMEVVIVLVLVVVAVKTLMDMFLKTEVGYLLIATGDNETLVKSLGEDSNKYKLIGLMLSNGLVSLSGALMAQYQGFAEITMGTGIIVVAIASVIVGDTMFKKLKLKNTTRAIIGAVIYKFIGAVAIDLGLEPTDLKAINAIIVIGFLSYNTFSLDIKNITKRKVKITEGV
- a CDS encoding ABC transporter ATP-binding protein, encoding MLEIMSLSKSFNIGTDNETKIFENFNININKGECTGILGANGCGKSTLFNLISGVLKQERGDIILKGKNINNLKENERAKYIGRVHQNPSMGVSPSLTILENISLADKKSQKFSLRRLINKNKLEEFKELLKTLDLGLENKLDTEVKFLSGGQRQSLSLLMATIKRPDLLLLDEHTAALDPKTSRLIMDKTKELIKTHSITTMMISHNVKDAIMYSDRIIMMDQGNVILDVKNGEITEKELLGIYNSRNYGSPLKEAV
- a CDS encoding Crp/Fnr family transcriptional regulator; this encodes MSNTINIIKDNILFDGIKEEEIEKILLCGNGIVKKFDNNQIIFERQDIINNIGIVLEGEFNLVTQKYNGTRVIITTLELNDLFGEALIFSSTKEAPYDLVSSGESKALFLPYSIFTGMCSEVCNFHRKLISNMLSILSDKIIMLNNKMTILNAETLKERIAIYLISIYKKTKKLTFDIPMKRQELAEFLNVTRPSLSREISKMQKDKIIEINRSKVIIISLEKLYELAE
- a CDS encoding metallophosphoesterase family protein, which codes for MKFKFIHTSDIHLGMKFNIKEFSIKERKKRREELWDTFEEIIRIAKDEDVQYLFIVGDLTESEYISFKLLNKIAKIFESIKNTNIIISCGRSDAYNINSMYEYVEWPENVYIIKSTNSVQKLMFPEDNVCLYSLSWDKASKNHNSQLIYDISVEQNKLNILLLSCDTYMEDEMLSINADLIKNKFDYCALGGKHNYEKVQNNVIYCGTPEPLSFEEVKEHGIVKGILEKNNIFFDFHPIAKRRFIIREIELDSTFGYNKTLDLIKFSGDTFSNIKDYIKIILTGFVNTEISMDEIENEAKQFFYYIEFDEKFTYKSTEEKKYVDNEFNIVESYKLQFENLQNKLEQKALKLGFEVLRKEKVVK
- a CDS encoding ATP-binding protein encodes the protein MYINKLHLRAFGKFIYKRMYLGKNFNIIYGENEAGKSTIHNFIEAVLYGFDEDEKGKALFNKYKPWNSNLYKGSMSIWDIYGKKYNIAKDFILGNAQVFNKEIDENKNPIIKEINIEAPGEYFFNINKSSFKNTVSIKQLGNKTDKELSRELKEKIVNLSNTRDESVSMDRILASLRNIKEEVGSEDNPKSLLGQYTLRLKELEKAKELTLNSKGQVMFLAMEKKRLNNKVQELNIRIENLNKEIQDYELSVKKDKFLKTEPIKKELDEINEKLLEYKHYEIPKFSKEDYEEALKLDKILNSMEKDRQALRNKKDEEEKELENLENNLSNKIKENFNLEKFNVDFKSYEINNKNIKDMKSKIKLGYDSIKDINLKEINEFINRYNDAEEINAKIQIIKTLIDDNSYENMKGFRKSENLKGFLLGLLGLAFVGCAGFSAYMAYYNQIIEYYGGAAIAIPGILCFFSSTKKRKRALNATKEIDGMECEHADNLLNKDNLLKEMDEIIKESGCTDFDDLKSNFDKKYNKKNIAEEKLRLLKFDEDGVKKIEIANIELNNNIKETLKIFNLNEVSSENIKKVNEIYNNKDTVKEDIINIKKVIAQTKSDLNKLDKEISFEEKRLHMILSSNGMDTLECFNKVVEQYKIYENLNKRKKYCESILQNFLGNENFNDLKEKTKNVALYEVKELDKKEHQLKIFKLNDEKNIILDKINNIDKEIDDIENNVRSLAEVEEEIEFYEDKKSSYIEKIKIADIAAEKINKISDSIKGDFMPLLRKSISDNFSYLTGGKYREVIIDEEMNISVIAEDNKDRYIDIDSLSGGTLDQLYLSLRIGLSNVLSGNQNIPLILDDSFVQYDSKRLKKSIEMLSRESQRRQVILFTCQEREVEYAKELNVKFNYIKL
- a CDS encoding metallophosphoesterase; translation: MNIYAIADLHFDSRNEKPMNIFGDNWINHEERILSNWQSTVCDDDLILVPGDISWAVKLDEAKEDLYKIDNLKGTKIIGKGNHDYWWGTSNKLENIGLKTIKFLKNNSYEFDEAIICGTRGWDTMEEHTTDVSNEKIYLRELNRLRISLEGSKNSDKNIIVMLHYPPFENDGSANRFFSLLKEYKVNTCIYGHLHGEEGHKNVREGKIDDILFYCVSSDYLNFELKKII
- a CDS encoding sigma 54-interacting transcriptional regulator; the encoded protein is MYKIAVIYSAYPEMKEIAKEFNKIKDYHIKVEEVVLDEAVEVAKNYEAQNYDIIISRGITGALIRKAINIPVINIEVTTTDLLITLLKAKQYSKNIFVLLYDDIIISYDFSFIRELLDLSEDELTIYEYKTEDELKRRISHINNDHIDCVIVGIGAYTIDIARSYNMKSLMVYSNRETIYKAFEQAASIIDITKKHIQVSNMTNSFAKELKNGIVFTDIEENIIFITDILCSFVGINKGMYIGRSLSFLTESTEFFNELSLGKNNYTAEYNRKTFNVAKIQLSIDKDIIGYAITVKQVDKEIRKNTQSKEIEYKNEGLGLKAKYNFEDIIGQSNPIIKLIERAKSYSKSDANILIVGESGTGKELLASSIHNYSNRSNGPFVAINCAALPQSLLESELFGYEEGSFTGAKKGGKVGIFELAENGTVFLDEVSEISLSAQAQLLRVLQEKTIMRIGANKMIPINARIIAATNADLQKRIKSGTFREDLFHRLNVLNLKIPPLRERKDDIILLINRFLELYSYKEKLDLPHVFVQKLKNYRWHGNIRELQNFVEKFVILSNDFPDKFKLLEELYHDLISYERYEDNNINSIDIKISNLKDMEMQIIKKLYNETDNKINLARKLGISRTSLWNKLKEMELE
- the yqeB gene encoding selenium-dependent molybdenum cofactor biosynthesis protein YqeB, with product MIKNKIIVVRGAGDIATGSIQKLVRAGFPVIATEIAYPSAIRRYVSLCEAVYEDTWTVEDITSIFVKSITEAVVAIKSSKVPIIIDPSCNIIKELQPFAVVDATLAKKNLGMTKDLAPITIALGPGFIAGKDVDIVVETMRGHNLGRLIMEGTSISNTGIPGIIAGYGAERVIHAPYKGIIHNEKTIGENVKKGEIIATINGKPVLATIDGILRGLIRDGFNVSKGFKIADIDPRISEKENCFTITDKARCIGGAVLEAILQQSHKMGRN